Genomic DNA from Candidatus Shapirobacteria bacterium:
TTGCCCAATCAATAAAGTAATGTTTTGTCTCTCTAAAAACTACCGCTGACCCCGTCATTTTACTGTGCGGGTTTTCCAATTCATCCTGACTTAACAATTTTCCACAATTATCACACTGATCACTTCTGGCATCCGTAAACCCGCAGTTTTTACAGGTCCCAATAACATATCTATCCGGCAAAAAACGCTTTTCCTGCTCTGAATAATACTGTTTTGTTGTCTCCACAAACAAATAGCCCTTTTTCAAAAACTCCAAAAAAAATTCCTGAGTAATTTTTGCGTGATGATCTGTGTCGGTTCTGGTATATAGATCATACGTCAGTTTTAAAACGTCATTAAACAAATGCACATTTTTTTTATGATAAATATCCGCCACTTCTTTTGGCGTAATTCCTTTTTGATCGGCCTCTATTGTTATTGGTGTCCCGTAACAATCCGATCCTGATACCATCAGCACATCGTTGCCAATTGCTCTCTGATATCGGGAGGTAATGTCTGCCGGCAGCAAATATCCCGCCAGATGGCCGATATGAAGATCGCCATTTACATAAGGCCACGCTACCCCAATTAGAATTTTTCTTTTACCTTTTTTTTGTTCCATTTAATTTAACTATCCCAATAATTTACATCAAATTATAGCAAACTTGCGGCTATCCATAAGCCTTAGCCCAGACTTTGCCACAAGGAGCTTCTTGCTGTCCATCACTTAATCTTGTTTTGCCTTATAATAGGACACATGATTAGAGTAGAAAATTTATCATTTACCTGGACTGACAAGCCCATTTTTAGTGGCGTAAATTTTTCCGTCAGCAATGGGGAAAAAATTGGGCTAGTCGGTGTAAATGGATCCGGAAAAACTACCTTATTCAAAATATTAGCCGGACAGGAACAGGCCGACGATGGTCGTGTCACCATCGATGGAAAAATTACTTTTGTTCCCCAGGAAGTCAAATCCGATCCGATTTTAGATAACGCCAAAAACGTTTTTGATTATTTAAATGTCTCCAATTGTCCCGATTATGAGGTCAAGAGAGTTTTAGCCGGGTTGGGTCTGACAAACCTGGATACCGGTGTCCCTCCCCGGGTTTTAAGTGGTGGTCAAAAAACCAGGCTAGCATTAGCCAGAGCCATTTTGGGCAGGGGAAAAATTTTACTTCTTGATGAACCGACAAATTTTTTGGACGAAGAAGGCAAAAAGTGGGTGATCAATTTTATAACCCGCTTCGACGGGACAGTGCTTCTGATTTCTCATGACCTGGAATTTATCGGTGGGAAATTGGACAAAATTTTTTACATCAGTCCCCAAACCAAAGGTATAGATATTTATAGCGGTAATTATCAAAGTTTTATAAAGCTAAAAACCGAAAAAGAAGCCCTGTTGAAAAGACAAATCGAGACCGAACAAAAACATTTAACCCAAATGAAAAAAGGATTATTAAAGATCGCCCATTTTAAGTCAAAAAAAGGTGTCAAGGCCAGAATGAATCTTCAAAGAAGGGTGGAAAAGATGGAAGATAATATGCCCATCATGCCTCCCGAAGCCAAAAAAATCAAACTTATCCTACCGGAGCCGATGTGGGTGGGCCAAATGCCTCTTTTCACCAAAAACATCAGCAAATCCTTTGGCCCCAAAAAAGTTTTATCCAAAATTAATTTGTCCATTAAAAGAGGTTACAAGACCGCCCTTTTAGGTCCAAATGGGGCCGGTAAATCAACTTTGATCAAAATTTTGCTAGGGCAGCTAATTCCCGACGAAGGGGAAGTCGTCCGCGATCCAAAATTAAAATGGGGTTATTATTGTCAAGAATTATCCGACCTTATTCCGGAGTTAACTTTATTCGAAACCATCAAAAAACTAGAAGGTGGTCTCCTGGAGGGTCAAATCCGCGCTCTTTTGGGCCGCATGCTCTTTGTCAACGACAAAGTGTTTCAGAAAGTTGCATCGTTGTCCGGGGGAGAAAAAACCAGATTATCTATTGCCCGCCTACTTGCCCAAAATTTCAACTTTTTGGTTTTGGACGAACCCACCACCTATTTGGACCCTCTGTCGCAAAGATTGATATTGGAGTCTCTCAAAGACTACCGCGGTGCTATGTTGATTGTTTCGCACAATCAGGCATTTATCGACGAATTATCAGTCGATCAAAAACTTTATTTGCCTGAAAACCGTATTGAAGAAAAACTAAGTATTTAGTCAGTCCCTATTCTTTTATCTCTTCAGTCGCTGCTATTTCTTCGGCCAACTTTATTACTTTTTTAGCTCTTTTTACAGGTTTTACTACTTCAATCTCCCTAGTTTCTTTTTGCCCGGATTTAGCTTTAGTGGAGTTCAACAAATCCAAAATCTTTCCCAGTTTCGAATTAATTGAAACCAACAGGTCATTGGTTTGGTTTTGACTTTGACCGGAGTCACTTTTTCTTCCTCCGTCAAATGGCTGTCTGTCAAAGCTTGGTCTTCTCTGCTCAAACCCTCTTTGATTTTTCTCGAAACAATTTGAACAATATATCGGTTTACTGCCATCCGGTTCAAATGGTACCTGACAATCCCGTCCGCACTCATCGCATACCGCCGGGTACATTCTTCTATCTTGACTCTGTCCTCCTCGGCCGCCAAAATCTCTTTTGGGTCCAAAACTTCTCCGGTTATCTTGTCTGTCGTCTCTATTGAAATATGTCATAGAAAGATTCTACCACAAGATAAGCGGAAATAACTAACCTGCAAAGATGATAAAAATTGGTATCGGATAGGCTATTATTAATATGTGGTGAAAAAGATCATCTTTTTTCTATTCCTGTGGCTTGGGTCAACTTCTGATTTACAGGCCGCCGACCTCCAAAGCACCTATCTTCGTCTGGACAGAAACAAAACCGGTCTTAGCCCCGGAAAAGTCTTGGTAGTCACCAAAACAACTTCATCGGCTACCGAAGATGGTGTCAGAATTACCGTCGGCACCGGTTGGACTATTAACACTAATGCTTCTGCTTTTTCAGTTTCTACCATAAATTTACCCGAAGGAGTTTCTGCCTGGCCGGGGATAGACACTGCTGTCGCGGTCAACGGCCAAGCAATCACTTTTCCCGGTGTCGACCTGGCTCCGGGCGAATTTTATGGCTTCTATATTACCGGTGGAATAGGCGTAAACGGCCAGGTTAGCAGCAGCAACTATGTTTGGGAGGTTGCCACTTTAAGCGGTGGATTAGCCGACGGTACCATAGAGGTTGGGGTGCCGGTTGTGGCCGCTGATTCAATCACGGTAACTGGAACTGTTCCCGCCAATCCCTCAGATTATCCGGTCAGTATTTCCTCGGACCTTACCGGAAACGCGTCACAAAACCAGACACTCAACTATCAGATAGATTATGGTTCTTTATCTGCCGCCATTACCAAACCTCTGACCATAAAAGCCGAGTGGAGTCGTGGTACTCTGGAGAACTTTCCTATCCCGACTCTGGATATACTTGATTATGTAATCGGTAGCGGTACCAGTGCTTACAATGGGGTAGAGCCGGTAATAGATCTGATTGACCGGACAATTACCTGGACAATTCCCGATTTCCCGACAAACACTTTAGGTCAGACTGTTAGTTTCAGTCTGCAGACAAACGATCAATATACCGGTTCCAGCCTAGTTAATTTCGATGTCAGTGTCACCGTCACTGCCGGTAACATCACGGTTGCTACCGACACAATAAACCAATATTATCAATACAATCCGCCATATTTATCACCAACTCCGACCCCGACCTCAATCCCCACTCCCACTTCTGTTTCCACTCCGGCTCCGACCTCTACCTCCACTCCCGCAATTACTCTCGCTCCCGGTATTCCCACGGCCACGTCCGCCCCTGCAGCAACCTCGACTCCGGTTCAAGGCCCGACTCCCACCCCAAAACCTTTTAGGGAAAAGCTCAAAATAGAGAAAGTAGAAATAATAAATTTGTCCTCAAACGAGGCTGGAATCAGGGTAGCTACCAATATCCCTCTTGATAAATTAATTTTGACATATGGTTTAACTCCGAAAAAAATTACTCAAAAAATTATATTTTTAAAGCCGGATAATTTCGAAATATTTTTACTAACCAACCTTAATCCCCAAAACCTATATTATTTTCGTTTGGAAGCACAAGCCGATACCGATAGATTGTTTTCGGATATTTTTACTTTCAAAACTCCCGCCGTTTCTGATCTTCCCGAAGTTGTAAAATCCACTCTACTAGCGAATAGTGACGGTAAGGTTTTATATGACGCCGCCAGAATAGACAAAGAAATCAATGATTATTTGGTAATTATTCCCAAAGCGGTTGAATATTCTATTCAATTCCAGGTCGATAAACACGATTTGGTAAAGCAGGCTAC
This window encodes:
- a CDS encoding CxxC-x17-CxxC domain-containing protein, producing the protein MTYFNRDDRQDNRRSFGPKRDFGGRGGQSQDRRMYPAVCDECGRDCQVPFEPDGSKPIYCSNCFEKNQRGFEQRRPSFDRQPFDGGRKSDSGQSQNQTNDLLVSINSKLGKILDLLNSTKAKSGQKETREIEVVKPVKRAKKVIKLAEEIAATEEIKE
- a CDS encoding ABC-F family ATP-binding cassette domain-containing protein, whose product is MIRVENLSFTWTDKPIFSGVNFSVSNGEKIGLVGVNGSGKTTLFKILAGQEQADDGRVTIDGKITFVPQEVKSDPILDNAKNVFDYLNVSNCPDYEVKRVLAGLGLTNLDTGVPPRVLSGGQKTRLALARAILGRGKILLLDEPTNFLDEEGKKWVINFITRFDGTVLLISHDLEFIGGKLDKIFYISPQTKGIDIYSGNYQSFIKLKTEKEALLKRQIETEQKHLTQMKKGLLKIAHFKSKKGVKARMNLQRRVEKMEDNMPIMPPEAKKIKLILPEPMWVGQMPLFTKNISKSFGPKKVLSKINLSIKRGYKTALLGPNGAGKSTLIKILLGQLIPDEGEVVRDPKLKWGYYCQELSDLIPELTLFETIKKLEGGLLEGQIRALLGRMLFVNDKVFQKVASLSGGEKTRLSIARLLAQNFNFLVLDEPTTYLDPLSQRLILESLKDYRGAMLIVSHNQAFIDELSVDQKLYLPENRIEEKLSI